The region GATCCAGCTCGATCCCGATACTTGCCGAATTCACGTCCTTGTGACCGCGCCAGTAGGACGTACCCGCATGCCATGCGCGCTTTTGTTCCGGCACCAGCCGCGTGACTTCGCCTTCTTCGCTGATCAGGTAATGCGCAGAAACCTGCGCTTCCGGATCGCACAATCGCTCCAACGCTGTCTCAACCGGTTTCATCTCGGTATAGTGCAGCACCACCATATTAATCGGCAGCGCGCGATCGTTAAAATTTGGCGAGAGCTGCTCGCGATGGACCAGCTCGTCACGCATTTTAGCCGATCATCCCTTCAGGCTGCGGCAGCACCGCGCCCATGACCAGGCTAGTATCGGTCTTCTTATACTGAAGCCCACCGCCCATTTCCTCAGCCAGCGTTGCGATCATATGCGCAGCGGCAGTTCGGCTGGAGAGTTCGCCTGGCGCAAGCTCGCCTTGAATCGCGCGACCGATGTTGTCATCGAATGCAAGCCGGTCCCCACTCGCCCGGACAACGATCTCTACATTGCCGCCTTGCAGCTCAGCACCAATATCGAGTGTCCCGCCACGGATGAGCGCATCAAGTGCAATATGCGCGAGATTGAGCATCACCTTTACCGCGGGCTTCGGAAGGCTGGACTCACTGATCGCCCAATTCTGCGTCACGCCTTTGGCGTCCGATACCAGCGCGTCGATTACGCTTTGCGCCTCTTCCACCGGAACAGCTCCGCCAAAACCACCAGCCGCGCCGAACGCGAGCCGGAAGAACTTGAGTTTGTTCGTGCTGATCTTTGCGCTTTGTTCGAGCAGCTCTATGCAGCGCGCGCGCATCTCCGGGTCTTTCTCGTCAGCGAGCAATTCCAGCCCGTTGGAGAGAGCTCCTACAGGTGACAGCATGTCGTGGCACAGCCGCGAGCACATCAAAGCGGCAAGTTCAGTTGAAAAGGTCATCGAGGCCATTAAAGTCCTACAGAATGGAACACTTGGAACGCTGTCCTACTCAGAAAATCGCTACCAGACCAGCCGTGTCGAATCCGAATGCGCGAAAAGGTTATTCGCCAAAGGCAGACCAGTCGAGCACAGGTCGCTTCTAGTCGTCCACCACTGCGTAGGAAACTTCCGTGAATCCGTCTGGATCATCCCGCCACAAGCCAATCTCCTGCCCCGCGATAATCACCCAGATGCTGCCGTCACCAGTGGACATGACCCGATCCGTCTTTGATGGTCGCGCATCACCCACCGGATGCGAATGGTAATAGCCGATGACTTGAGGCCCGCCTTTGCGGGCAGCGCGATGCGCATCGATCAGTGCTTGCGGATCAATTTCGAAATGGGTTGCAGGTGCCGGATGGACATTGCGGGTCGCAACACAATCGGAAATTCGATCGCCCTCGCGCAGCATAATTCCGCATGCCTCGAGCGGATGGGCTTTTCCCGCCTCCCGCAAGATCCGATCGATCACTCCACTTGCCACTTTGATGTCCATCGCGCATGCCTCTAGCATGACCGAAAGCGAAGTCATCATCGGATCAATCGGAACGTCAGACCGCCTCGACAAGGCGTTGGCTGACGCGAGCGATTTTTCGCGAGCGCGAATTCAGGCGCTAATCGCGGAAGGTCGTGTTGCCATTTCCGGTCAGATCATGACGAGCGCAAAAGCCAAGATTCCAGCTGGTGCGCGGTATGAAATCCGCGTCCCGCCTCCCATCGAAGCCGAAGCCCGGCCGCAGGATATCCCGATCAATTTTGTGTTCGAGGATGAGCATCTGATCATCGTGAACAAGCCTGCCGGCATGGTGGTTCATCCCGCAGCCGGAAATCCTGACGGGACTCTGGTCAATGCGCTGCTCCACCATTGCAAAGGCCAGCTTTCGGGCATTGGCGGCGTCGCGCGGCCGGGCATCGTCCACCGGATCGACAAGGACACGTCCGGCCTGTTGGTGGTCGCAAAGTCCGATAAGGCGCACGAAGGTCTTGCCCGGCAGTTCAAGGACCACTCGATCGAGCGGCGATATCTGGCGGTTTGCGGGGGGCATCTGCGCAATTCCGAAGGCACGATTTCCACGCGAATCGGCCGTTCTGATGCCAATCGCAAAAAAATGGCTGTGCTCGCCAAGAATTCCTCGCGCGGCAAAGATGCTGTGACCCATTATAAGCTTTTGAAGAAGCTCAAATCCGCTTCGTTAATCGAATGTCGGTTGGAAACGGGGCGAACCCACCAGGTTCGCGTTCACTTTGCGTCAATTGGTCATCCGCTAGTAGGTGATACGATATATGGACGCACTCCAGCCGAATTACGTAATATTCTGAAGGCTTTGGGTTTCGAAAGGCAGGCCTTGCATGCGGCATCGCTTGGCTTTGAGCACCCGATAAGCGGAGATTGGCTCGAATTCCGATCGGAACTGCCGGAGGATATACAGGAACTAATCGACCAAACCACGCGTTGAAATCGATGAAATACACTGCAAATCTCTGCAAACGCGTGTATGTGTAACCATGTGACCCGCACCAACGGATGCCCATTAGGGGTCCAGATACCGTCGGGTTGACGCAAGAAAGGTTAGGGAAAGAGTGACCAATACCAAGTCTATGAGCGTCCCGGCGCTCGGCGGAGAGCAAAGCCTCAACCGCTACCTCTCGGAAATCAAGAAATACCCCGTTCTCACCGCTGAGCAGGAATATATGCTCGCCAAGCGTTATGAAGAGCATGAGGACCCCGAAGCTGCGGCGCAGCTCGTGACCTCGCATCTGCGCCTGGTTGCGAAGATTGCGATGGGTTATCGCGGCTATGGCTTGCCGGTCAGCGACCTTATTTCAGAAGGCAATGTTGGCCTGATGCAGGGCGTCAAGAAGTTCGAAGCCGATCGTGGCTTCCGCTTGGCGACCTATGCGATGTGGTGGATCAAGGCTTCTATCCAGGAATACATTCTCCGCAGCTGGAGCCTCGTAAAGATGGGCACCACCGCCGCGCAGAAAAAATTGTTCTTCAACCTGCGACGGATGAAGAAGAACCTCGACGCTTACGAAGATAGCGATCTTCATCCTGACGACGTGGCGAAGATAGCGACCGATCTGGGCGTGCCGGAGCAGGAAGTCGTCAATATGAACCGCCGGATGATGATGGGCGGCGACGGTTCGCTGAACGTCCAGATGCGCAATGGCGAGGAAGGTTCTGGCGAATGGCAGGACTGGCTGACCGATGATCGTCCGCTGCACGACGAAACGGTTGCCGAAGCTGAAGAAGCCCAGGTCCGCCACGAAATGCTGGCTGAAGCCATGGATGCGCTGAACGATCGCGAGAAGCACATTCTGACCGAGCGCCGCCTGACCGAAAACCCGCAAACGCTAGAAGAGTTGTCGCAGGTTTACGATGTCAGCCGCGAGCGTATTCGCCAGATCGAAGTGCGTGCATTTGAAAAGCTGCAGAAAGCGATGCAGCGGATTGCCGGTGAAAAGCTCTTGTATGCAGGGGCTTAACTAGCCCGGCAGACGGTCCAAGAGATCATCGAGAACCGAAACATCGAAACGCCGGGGTTTTCCTCCGGCGTTTTGCTTTTCATCTCGCACAGCACATCTCCCGGCTCTGGCCACTGGAATTGGACCTGCTCGGGAATGACACCGACCAGAGCTTCGAACCATGCGATCAGGTGGGGCTGTAGGGCCAGGTGCATGTCAAACCCTCAGCGGCTACGCGTCTTGTCACCTTCCTTTTGCGCGCGGGCAACGTCAGGTTCGATGTGCTGTATGAAATAGCGATCCGCGAAGCCGATCGCCTCTCGAGCCAAAGGCATCGTCTCGTTGAAGACGTCCATCGTTTTGAACCCGGCGCGGGCCATGCACCAGTCAAAGTGTGATTTGAACGGCTCTGTGTCGCAGATCGCGAAACCGTGCTTTGCCTCTATCGCCTGAGCTGGCCTGAACCGCCGGATATTGTGCTGAAACCAGTATTCGGCGTGAACGGCAGGCGCATCAGCAGCGCCCAGAACCTGGCCTTCTGCCTCAAACTCGGGCACGTAATACTGCTCGCCAAAACGGCGCGAATA is a window of Altererythrobacter rubellus DNA encoding:
- a CDS encoding RluA family pseudouridine synthase translates to MTESEVIIGSIGTSDRLDKALADASDFSRARIQALIAEGRVAISGQIMTSAKAKIPAGARYEIRVPPPIEAEARPQDIPINFVFEDEHLIIVNKPAGMVVHPAAGNPDGTLVNALLHHCKGQLSGIGGVARPGIVHRIDKDTSGLLVVAKSDKAHEGLARQFKDHSIERRYLAVCGGHLRNSEGTISTRIGRSDANRKKMAVLAKNSSRGKDAVTHYKLLKKLKSASLIECRLETGRTHQVRVHFASIGHPLVGDTIYGRTPAELRNILKALGFERQALHAASLGFEHPISGDWLEFRSELPEDIQELIDQTTR
- a CDS encoding M67 family metallopeptidase, which gives rise to MMTSLSVMLEACAMDIKVASGVIDRILREAGKAHPLEACGIMLREGDRISDCVATRNVHPAPATHFEIDPQALIDAHRAARKGGPQVIGYYHSHPVGDARPSKTDRVMSTGDGSIWVIIAGQEIGLWRDDPDGFTEVSYAVVDD
- a CDS encoding histidine phosphotransferase family protein, with the protein product MTFSTELAALMCSRLCHDMLSPVGALSNGLELLADEKDPEMRARCIELLEQSAKISTNKLKFFRLAFGAAGGFGGAVPVEEAQSVIDALVSDAKGVTQNWAISESSLPKPAVKVMLNLAHIALDALIRGGTLDIGAELQGGNVEIVVRASGDRLAFDDNIGRAIQGELAPGELSSRTAAAHMIATLAEEMGGGLQYKKTDTSLVMGAVLPQPEGMIG
- the rpoH gene encoding RNA polymerase sigma factor RpoH encodes the protein MSVPALGGEQSLNRYLSEIKKYPVLTAEQEYMLAKRYEEHEDPEAAAQLVTSHLRLVAKIAMGYRGYGLPVSDLISEGNVGLMQGVKKFEADRGFRLATYAMWWIKASIQEYILRSWSLVKMGTTAAQKKLFFNLRRMKKNLDAYEDSDLHPDDVAKIATDLGVPEQEVVNMNRRMMMGGDGSLNVQMRNGEEGSGEWQDWLTDDRPLHDETVAEAEEAQVRHEMLAEAMDALNDREKHILTERRLTENPQTLEELSQVYDVSRERIRQIEVRAFEKLQKAMQRIAGEKLLYAGA